A stretch of the Serratia marcescens genome encodes the following:
- the hisJ gene encoding histidine ABC transporter substrate-binding protein HisJ — MKKRVLILPLVLALSAASSAFAAIPSTLKIGTDPTYAPFESKNAKGELVGFDIDLAKELCKRINTQCTFVESDFDALIPSLKAKKIDAIISSLSITEKRQQEIAFTDKLYAANARLIAPKGSKLLPTVDALKGKSVGVLQGTTQEAYANAMWQPKGITVVPYQNQDLVYADLASGRIDAAFQDEVAGSDGFLKQPPGKDYAFAGESVKDDKFFGVGTGMGLRKTDTELKAALDKAFAEMRKDGTYDKYAKKYFDFDVYGG, encoded by the coding sequence ATGAAAAAGCGGGTTTTGATTTTGCCGTTAGTTCTGGCTTTGAGCGCCGCCAGCAGCGCCTTTGCCGCCATTCCTTCTACGCTGAAGATTGGCACCGATCCGACTTACGCACCGTTTGAATCCAAAAACGCCAAAGGCGAATTGGTCGGCTTTGACATCGATTTGGCCAAAGAGCTGTGCAAACGCATCAATACCCAATGCACCTTCGTGGAGAGCGACTTCGACGCGCTGATCCCATCCCTCAAGGCGAAGAAAATCGACGCCATCATCTCTTCGCTGTCCATCACTGAAAAACGCCAGCAGGAAATCGCCTTTACCGACAAGCTGTATGCTGCCAACGCGCGTCTGATCGCGCCGAAGGGCTCCAAGCTGTTGCCTACCGTGGACGCCCTGAAAGGCAAGAGTGTGGGCGTGTTGCAGGGCACTACCCAGGAAGCCTACGCCAACGCCATGTGGCAGCCGAAGGGCATCACCGTGGTGCCTTACCAGAACCAGGATCTGGTTTACGCCGATCTGGCTTCCGGCCGTATCGACGCCGCCTTCCAGGATGAAGTGGCGGGCAGCGACGGCTTCCTGAAACAGCCGCCGGGCAAAGACTATGCGTTCGCCGGCGAATCGGTGAAGGATGACAAGTTCTTCGGCGTCGGCACCGGCATGGGGCTGCGCAAGACCGATACCGAGCTGAAAGCGGCGCTGGACAAAGCCTTCGCCGAGATGCGTAAAGACGGCACCTACGACAAATACGCGAAAAAGTACTTCGACTTTGACGTCTACGGCGGGTAA
- the cvpA gene encoding colicin V production protein, with protein sequence MVWIDYVIIAVIGFSALVSLIRGFVREALSLVTWGCAFFVASHFYSYLAVYFTRFEDELVRNGIAIAILFIATLIVGAIVNYVISSLVEKTGLSGTDRVLGICFGALRGVLIVAAILFFLDTFTGFSQSADWKQSQLIPQFSYVIRWFFDYLQSTSSFLPTQLPGR encoded by the coding sequence ATGGTCTGGATTGATTACGTCATTATAGCGGTGATTGGATTTTCGGCTCTGGTGAGCCTGATCCGAGGGTTTGTTCGCGAAGCATTGTCACTTGTGACATGGGGATGTGCGTTTTTTGTTGCCAGCCATTTCTACTCTTACCTTGCGGTCTATTTCACTCGTTTTGAAGATGAACTGGTGCGAAACGGTATCGCGATCGCGATTTTGTTCATCGCGACCTTGATCGTAGGGGCTATTGTTAACTATGTGATTAGCTCTCTGGTAGAGAAAACCGGGTTGTCGGGCACCGACCGGGTGTTGGGCATCTGCTTCGGCGCGCTGCGCGGAGTGTTGATCGTCGCGGCGATCCTGTTCTTCCTGGATACCTTTACCGGCTTTTCACAGAGTGCCGACTGGAAACAGTCGCAGCTCATTCCCCAGTTCAGTTACGTCATCAGGTGGTTCTTTGACTACCTGCAGAGCACGTCGAGTTTCTTGCCGACCCAATTGCCGGGGCGGTAG
- a CDS encoding UbiX family flavin prenyltransferase, with amino-acid sequence MKRLIIGISGASGAIYGVRLLQVLRDVAEVETHLVMSNAARQTLALETPYSLREVQALADVVHDARDIAAGISSGSFKTLGMAILPCSIKTLSGIVNSYSDGLLTRAADVVLKERRRLVLCVRETPLHLGHLRLMTQAAEMGAVIMPPVPAFYHQPKSVEDIIDQTVNRVIDQFDIELPTDLFTRWQGVN; translated from the coding sequence ATGAAACGACTCATCATCGGCATTTCCGGCGCCAGCGGCGCTATCTACGGCGTGCGCCTGTTACAGGTTTTGCGCGACGTCGCAGAGGTGGAAACCCATTTGGTGATGAGCAACGCAGCAAGGCAGACGCTGGCGCTGGAAACGCCGTACAGCCTGCGGGAAGTGCAGGCGCTGGCCGACGTAGTGCACGATGCGCGCGACATCGCCGCCGGCATCTCCTCCGGCTCCTTCAAAACCCTGGGTATGGCGATCCTGCCCTGCTCGATCAAAACCCTGTCCGGCATCGTCAACAGCTACAGCGACGGGCTGCTGACCCGCGCCGCCGACGTGGTGCTCAAAGAGCGCCGTCGTTTGGTGCTGTGCGTGCGGGAAACGCCGCTGCATCTGGGGCACCTGCGGTTGATGACCCAGGCGGCGGAGATGGGCGCGGTGATCATGCCGCCGGTGCCGGCGTTTTACCACCAGCCGAAAAGCGTGGAAGACATCATCGATCAGACCGTCAATCGGGTGATCGATCAGTTTGATATCGAACTGCCGACCGATCTGTTCACCCGCTGGCAGGGTGTCAATTAA
- the dedD gene encoding cell division protein DedD gives MASKFQNRLVGTVILVALGVIILPGLLDGKKKHYEDEFAAIPLVPKAGDVEENDVLPPVTQPLPAQPPEGAGALVEQQAANEAAAQQAVRQSAQQPTQVAPPPVETRPQPVPQPKPKPVETKPVEVKPKPTPQPKPVEVKPAPKPEPTPKPEPTPKPEPAPQPKPTEEKAPAGQAYVVQLGALKNAAKANEIVASLRLSGYRAFTVPSTPVQGQITRIYVGPDASRQKLQAALPSLNSISGLSGQVKPYGR, from the coding sequence GTGGCGAGTAAATTTCAGAACCGACTGGTCGGAACCGTGATTCTGGTGGCGCTGGGGGTAATCATCCTGCCAGGGCTGCTGGACGGCAAAAAGAAGCATTACGAGGATGAATTCGCGGCCATTCCGTTGGTGCCGAAGGCGGGCGACGTCGAGGAGAACGACGTGCTGCCGCCGGTGACGCAACCGCTGCCGGCGCAGCCGCCGGAAGGGGCGGGCGCGCTGGTCGAGCAGCAGGCGGCCAACGAAGCGGCGGCGCAACAGGCAGTGCGGCAGAGCGCTCAGCAACCGACGCAGGTGGCGCCGCCGCCGGTCGAAACGCGTCCTCAGCCGGTGCCACAGCCTAAGCCGAAACCGGTGGAAACCAAACCGGTAGAAGTGAAGCCGAAACCGACACCGCAACCGAAGCCGGTGGAAGTGAAGCCGGCGCCGAAACCTGAACCGACGCCGAAACCTGAACCGACGCCGAAGCCTGAACCGGCGCCGCAGCCGAAACCGACGGAAGAAAAAGCGCCGGCAGGGCAAGCCTATGTCGTGCAGCTCGGGGCGTTGAAAAACGCCGCCAAGGCGAACGAGATTGTCGCCTCGCTGCGCCTCTCGGGCTATCGCGCCTTTACCGTGCCGTCAACGCCGGTGCAGGGGCAGATCACCCGCATCTACGTTGGCCCGGATGCCTCCAGGCAGAAGCTGCAGGCGGCGCTGCCGTCGCTGAACTCGATCAGCGGGCTGAGCGGGCAGGTGAAACCGTACGGCCGTTAA
- the purF gene encoding amidophosphoribosyltransferase, whose amino-acid sequence MCGIVGIAGFMPVNQSIYDALTVLQHRGQDAAGIVTIDAHNGFRLRKANGLVKDVFEARHMQRLQGNMGIGHVRYPTAGSSSASEAQPFYVNSPFGITLAHNGNLTNAHELRQKLFESGRRHVNTTSDSEILLNVLASELDRFPHYPLEADNIFTAVAAMHQQLRGAYACVAMIIGHGLLAFRDPNGIRPLVIGKRTLEDGRSEYMVASESVALDTLGFEFLRDVAPGEAVYITTKGQLFTRQCAENPKTNPCLFEYVYFARPDSFMDKISVYSARVRMGQKLGEKIAREWEDLDIDVVIPIPETSCDIALEIARILEKPYRQGFVKNRYVGRTFIMPGQQARRQSVRRKLNANRAEFRDKNVLLVDDSIVRGTTSEQIVEMAREAGAKRVYLASAAPEVRFPNVYGIDMPSANELIAHGREVDEIRQIIGADGLIFQDLDDLIEAVREENPDITQFECSVFNGIYVTKDVDQSYLEYLESLRSDDAKALRVQTEAENLELHNEG is encoded by the coding sequence ATGTGCGGTATTGTCGGTATCGCCGGTTTCATGCCGGTAAACCAGTCGATTTATGATGCGCTGACGGTGCTTCAGCACCGGGGCCAGGATGCCGCAGGCATCGTCACCATTGACGCCCACAACGGGTTCCGTTTGCGTAAAGCCAACGGCCTGGTGAAGGATGTGTTTGAGGCGCGCCATATGCAACGCTTGCAGGGCAACATGGGCATTGGCCATGTGCGTTACCCGACGGCCGGCAGCTCGAGCGCCTCTGAGGCCCAGCCTTTCTACGTCAACTCGCCGTTCGGCATTACGCTGGCCCACAACGGTAATCTGACCAACGCCCATGAGCTGCGCCAAAAGCTGTTCGAAAGCGGCCGCCGCCATGTCAACACCACCTCCGACTCGGAAATCCTGCTGAACGTGCTGGCCAGCGAGCTGGACCGTTTCCCGCATTACCCGCTGGAGGCTGACAACATCTTTACCGCGGTCGCCGCCATGCATCAGCAACTGCGCGGCGCTTACGCCTGCGTAGCGATGATCATCGGCCACGGCCTGCTGGCGTTCCGCGATCCGAACGGCATTCGCCCGCTGGTGATCGGCAAGCGCACGCTGGAAGATGGCCGCAGCGAGTACATGGTGGCTTCCGAGAGCGTGGCGCTGGATACCCTGGGCTTTGAATTCCTGCGCGACGTGGCGCCGGGTGAAGCGGTGTACATCACCACCAAGGGCCAGCTGTTCACTCGCCAGTGCGCAGAGAACCCGAAAACCAACCCGTGCCTGTTCGAATACGTTTATTTCGCGCGCCCGGACTCCTTTATGGACAAGATCTCGGTCTACAGCGCCCGTGTGCGCATGGGCCAGAAGCTGGGCGAGAAGATCGCCCGCGAGTGGGAAGATCTGGACATCGACGTGGTGATCCCGATTCCGGAAACCTCCTGCGACATCGCGCTGGAGATCGCACGCATTCTCGAGAAGCCATACCGCCAGGGCTTCGTGAAGAACCGCTACGTCGGCCGCACCTTTATCATGCCGGGCCAGCAGGCGCGTCGTCAGTCGGTGCGCCGCAAGCTGAACGCCAACCGCGCCGAGTTCCGCGACAAGAACGTGCTGCTGGTGGATGACTCCATCGTGCGCGGCACCACGTCGGAACAGATCGTCGAAATGGCGCGCGAAGCGGGCGCCAAGCGCGTGTACCTGGCTTCCGCCGCGCCGGAAGTGCGTTTCCCGAACGTCTACGGCATCGACATGCCAAGCGCCAACGAACTGATTGCCCACGGGCGTGAAGTGGATGAGATCCGCCAGATCATCGGCGCCGACGGGCTGATTTTCCAGGACCTGGACGACCTGATCGAAGCGGTGCGTGAAGAGAATCCGGACATCACCCAGTTCGAATGCTCGGTGTTCAACGGCATCTACGTGACCAAAGACGTCGACCAAAGCTATCTGGAATACCTGGAGTCGCTGCGCAGCGACGACGCCAAGGCGCTGCGGGTGCAAACCGAAGCGGAAAATCTGGAACTGCACAACGAAGGCTAA
- the folC gene encoding bifunctional tetrahydrofolate synthase/dihydrofolate synthase has protein sequence MQNHQIPQATSPLSSWLYYLERLHSQAIELGLERVQRVAAHLDLLTPAPTVFTVAGTNGKGTTCRTLEAILLAAGLRVGVYSSPHLVRYTERVRIQGEELSEAEHSRSFAAIEAGRGETSLTYFEFGTLSALQLFKQARLDVVILEVGLGGRLDATNIVDPSVAVITSIALDHTDWLGNDRESIGREKAGIFRSGKPAVVGEPDMPESIRQVAETLSAPLYRRGEAWRFSEQGDRWQWQGGDTLLTDLPTPNVPLANAATALAALNCSPLEIDERAIFTGLQQATLPGRFQIVRREPMLILDVAHNPHAAGYLAGRLAKLPRDGGKVRAVVGMLSDKDIAGTLDCLSEQVDEWYCAPLDGPRGASVEQLAQHLTEPRRFNDVETAWRQAMQDADKQDIVIVCGSFHTVAQVMAALDEMRGV, from the coding sequence ATGCAAAACCACCAAATTCCCCAAGCCACGTCGCCATTGAGCTCGTGGCTTTACTATCTGGAACGTCTGCACAGCCAGGCGATCGAACTCGGCCTTGAGCGCGTACAGCGCGTCGCGGCGCATCTGGATTTACTGACCCCTGCTCCCACGGTGTTCACCGTTGCCGGCACCAACGGCAAAGGCACCACCTGTCGCACCCTCGAAGCCATTCTGCTGGCCGCCGGCCTGCGCGTCGGCGTCTACAGTTCGCCGCATCTGGTGCGCTATACCGAACGCGTGCGCATTCAGGGGGAAGAGTTGAGCGAAGCGGAGCACAGCCGCTCGTTCGCCGCCATTGAGGCCGGCCGCGGCGAAACGTCGCTGACCTATTTCGAATTCGGCACCCTGTCGGCGCTGCAGCTGTTCAAACAGGCGCGGCTCGACGTGGTGATCCTGGAAGTGGGCCTGGGCGGGCGTCTCGACGCGACCAACATCGTCGATCCGAGCGTGGCGGTGATCACCAGCATCGCGCTCGATCATACCGACTGGCTGGGCAACGATCGCGAAAGCATCGGCCGTGAAAAGGCCGGCATTTTCCGCAGCGGCAAGCCGGCGGTGGTGGGCGAACCCGACATGCCGGAGAGCATTCGTCAGGTTGCCGAAACGCTGAGCGCGCCGCTGTATCGCCGCGGTGAAGCCTGGCGCTTCAGCGAGCAGGGCGATCGCTGGCAGTGGCAGGGTGGCGACACGCTGCTGACCGATCTGCCGACGCCGAACGTACCGCTGGCCAACGCCGCTACCGCGCTGGCGGCGCTGAACTGCTCCCCGCTGGAAATCGACGAACGCGCGATTTTCACCGGGCTGCAGCAGGCGACGCTGCCGGGGCGTTTCCAGATCGTGCGGCGGGAGCCGATGCTGATCCTCGACGTGGCGCACAACCCGCACGCCGCCGGCTATCTGGCCGGGCGCCTGGCCAAACTGCCGCGCGACGGCGGCAAGGTGCGCGCGGTGGTGGGCATGCTGTCGGACAAGGACATCGCCGGCACGCTGGACTGCCTCAGCGAGCAGGTGGATGAATGGTACTGCGCGCCGCTCGACGGGCCGCGCGGCGCCAGCGTCGAACAGCTGGCGCAACATCTGACGGAACCGCGCCGCTTTAATGATGTCGAAACTGCCTGGCGGCAGGCTATGCAGGATGCTGATAAACAGGATATTGTGATCGTCTGTGGATCGTTCCACACCGTGGCGCAGGTGATGGCGGCGTTAGACGAGATGCGGGGAGTGTGA